One window from the genome of Salvia miltiorrhiza cultivar Shanhuang (shh) chromosome 7, IMPLAD_Smil_shh, whole genome shotgun sequence encodes:
- the LOC130994391 gene encoding uncharacterized protein LOC130994391 has product MGESDEFGLYIHHEEERLSEYEDSDKEGFESSNLDGQVVRNKHPKAVYDPRGDIVEFKLVLGMWFEDTFQCKKALISWSIVKGHPIHFRRVNKDQCEAYCEEPCKWRIYASTNKKERSMVVKVLGQDHTCTFAIGNKQASYKWLGEEYTKVFRVRPQICVDEFRNDVKRRFNIAIPNGRLYRAKAHALQVLRGTVKRHHNKLRSYIAELMRVDREGRFELLCEDGTIFQGLYIEFLAFKKGFLEGCMPIIGLDGCLLKTHLGGQRLCAIGKDGNNQMYPIAWAVVEVENEACWRWFLSLLLEELGIRDDNGFTRISNQQKGLTNAVKELAPHAEHRNCARHVYMNRKKQFKGVSLKNMFWQAVRATYVEEWDVAMATLKTENEQAYDDMMQRDPTREPTEAASRGRGRGRPKGSGKGRGRGKGKGRDIAMERQEGNDIKD; this is encoded by the exons TGACGAGTTTGGTTTGTATATTCATCATGAAGAAGAAAGATTGTCTGAATATGAGGATTCTGACAAAGAGGGGTTTGAAAGTAGTAACTTAGATGGTCAAGTTGTTAGGAATAAACACCCTAAAGCTGTGTATGATCCAAGGGGAGATATTGTAGAGTTCAAGCTTGTTCTAGGCATGTGGTTTGAGGATACTTTTCAGTGCAAGAAAGCACTAATATCATGGAGCATTGTTAAAGGTCATCCAATTCACTTTAGGAGGGTAAACAAGGATCAGTGTGAGGCTTATTGTGAGGAGCCTTGTAAGTGGAGAATCTATGCTAGTACAAACAAAAAGGAGAGGTCTATGGTGGTGAAGGTCTTGGGTCAGGATCACACATGTACTTTTGCAATTGGTAATAAGCAAGCAAGTTATAAGTGGCTTGGGGAAGAGTACACTAAGGTCTTCAGAGTTAGACCTCAGATATGTGTAGACGAGTTTAGGAATGATGTTAAAAGGAGATTTAACATAGCTATTCCTAATGGTCGGTTGTACAGGGCCAAGGCACATGCATTACAGGTGCTAAGAGGTACTGTGAAAAGACATCACAATAAATTAAGGAGTTACATTGCAGAGTTGATGAGAGTGGACAGAGAGGGCAGATTTGAGCTACTATGTGAAGATGGCACAATATTTCAGGGATTGTACATTGAGTTTTTAGCCTTTAAGAAGGGCTTTTTAGAGGGATGTATGCCTATTATTGGTCTAGATGGGTGCCTCTTGAAAACTCACTTAGGAGGTCAACGGTTATGTGCCATAGGGAAGGATGGCAATAATCAGATGTACCCCATTGCATGGGCAGTAGTAGAAGTAGAGAACGAGGCTTGTTGGAGATGGTTTTTAAGCTTGTTGCTGGAGGAACTTGGAATCAGGGATGACAATGGATTTACTCGTATCTCTAATCAACAAAAG GGCCTAACTAATGCCGTGAAAGAGTTGGCTCCACATGCGGAGCACAGAAACTGTGCTCGGCATGTCTATATGAACCGGAAGAAACAGTTCAAGGGAGTTTCATTGAAGAACATGTTCTGGCAAGCTGTGAGGGCTACATATGTTGAGGAGTGGGATGTAGCAATGGCCACTCTTAAAACTGAAAATGAGCAAGCATATGATGATATGATGCAGAGAGATCCAACCAG AGAGCCCACTGAAGCTGCATCAAGAGGAAGGGGTAGGGGCAGGCCCAAGGGCAGTGGCAAGGGTAGGGGCAGGGGCAAGGGCAAGGGCAGGGATATTGCAATGGAGAGACAAGAG ggaaATGATATTAAAGATTAA